Sequence from the Mytilus galloprovincialis chromosome 13, xbMytGall1.hap1.1, whole genome shotgun sequence genome:
AAAGTGTGTTCTTTGTTTTTCATCCATtctgcttttgttttatttaatcaatTAGACAATGATAGATAATGAAGATCATGTATTAGCAACAATTCCTCCAGGGTTTTCTGTGAGACAATCGACAATACCTAACGCAGGCCTTGGAGTATTTGCAGAAACGACCATTCCTAGTGGGACCAGACTTGGACCTTACAATGGTGCTTTATCAAAAGACTTCCATGGCGACGACTGGACATATATATTTCTGGTGATTATTTAATTGCGCTAACTTTTTTCtttcaatgtaaaacaatctTACACAAAATCTAATATCGACACCCCTCTTTATAATtagaagagagagagagagagagagagagagagagagagagagagagagagagagagagagagagagagagagagagaatgcCCGGCAAGCTATTTGCGTTTTATCTAGTTTAATCCTAAAATTTGATCGTACGATACCTAATTAAGCAATGCTGGCACATTTTCATCTTTAGGTCGCATATGAAAATGGAGAAACAAAGCATCATATAGACGCCAAGAACAAGGAATCAGCTAGCTGGTTAAGATATATAAACTGTGCACGCACTATTGACGAGGAGAATTTAGAGGTGCATCAATATAAGTACGAGATATATTATGTAACTAACCAATGTATAAAACCTGGAACAGAGTTATTAGTTTGGTATGGTGATTCCTATGGTAAATTGTTAGGTCTAAAAAGGACACTCGATGATGATGATTATGCTGAATTGTCTGGACGAAATATTATTGTAGGAACAATGAATACAATAAAGGGTGAGTATTAATGCAATGTAAAAAGAAATGTGCTAATTGGATATTTCAACACCTTAAGCTAAGAAAACAGAACATGATAATGTGATAATCAAATactatagaattgagaatggagatggaaatatgtcaaagagactcGACCcaaagcagataacagccgaaggtcaACAGTCTTGGTCTACGCAGTAAGACAAGCAAGTAAAACAGAAAATTATatgatgaaaaaaaacccaatacaacTGCGAAAAATAATAATGGAGCAATACAAacacaaattattttaatattcaaaatcttaCTGATTTGAACCGGCACTACATGGtgaataaataaaagcaacagtactATACAGCTGTTCCAAAGTTATAAAttgtttgatagaaaaaaatatccgggttacaaactaaaactgcgggaaacaaatcaactatacacatggaaaaaagtattgcaacaccttgatttgttaaaacttgaaaaatcagcctctttttttggatgaaatatcataaaatatgtgtataatattattaaaacatagtttatgataacattggcattgaaacgaacaaaacatgtttgaaaaaaaaaaaatgattcatataaacaaaatgaagtgttttttgtacaaaaaaatgcattttacaactttcacTGTAGTCGACCTTTACAATgtcagaaatttcaaaatttatcttcagatgactgttcacatcatggttgatcgttatatgccaaagaattagtactttatgcgcagcctccattcaaacagATAACCgcctcttaacgtcttctgattcctgccataaatcgactaatttgttgctaaggtagcagcaaccctttctgatgaagggcattgtttatttcatgatgtgtttgaactggggtgtcctttcgcgcactttccgcccaatagtgtccaatatatgctcgatatggttcaaagtcgggctacgatcgggccaaggaagatgaaccaaattccatttgaacattggatcttcctccaagatgctaatttccaactttggcgagctctgcactacattagatacggaaaactgtgtgtctgtttgttagctaaggtctccgaaatggtcttatcgcacgataaccagtagcgatgagttgatctcgaacagttcttgttaaaaggctcctgtatggccaccactctgtttttaggattgtcttgtatgcaatgggtttccttctgaccaaccttcattatgcttgattttctctagcaaatggtatagggggtcttcattatctcggaaggtctttaacagcgtttattgcctgatttttattctcaaaacgacttatagtggaatggtgatgaccaacaatacgtgaagttgttacagcgacatccctgcttctcttatgctgataatctgccatcttgctgcagttaagagttgtcaaggacccattacaaggtgtcaatcacataactttaaaaacttggttacttaaagtgttgaaaacaatgagggtaaaaacatctgttttgctgtttacgggtacagtagctgcatgtgcagatacaatttatcgagtcgatatttattgattaaactcaggtgatacttaaataatgtttaactagttctattttaccaaattatatcacaaaaaaataaagaatgtttttttaatttcaatttcaatttggtgttgcaatacttttttccatgtgtatataagaAGAAATTAGCacaacactgaagtgcaacacaaaacaaacgacaatgccaCATACTTTGACACGaaatataagataacaactgttatattcctagcttggtcttcaacttcgtactttaattggcctttttaaaaaaattattcgagcgtcactgatgagtcttttgtagacgaaacgcgcgtctggcgtatttataaaattttaattattgtatctatgatgagtttgatTGGTACAAGATATCTTTAGAAAAAATAGTGGGTCGAACTAGGTTTGATGGCTAGCTAAACATCCgtgctttatggcaatgttaaatataccgttaaaatgacaacattacatgactaGAATACAGTACGAATAAAGTCAAGAACCCACAAGAGAAATactcaaataaataatttaatggTACATTTCGACaataaccacagaataacaaagaataaacaaaatcaatctaGGGCAGTACATAAAACCAGCTAGATACAATTACGAATTGTGTGTGTCACACGAATGcatcaacgccacaaaaagtaACTTCACATGTAAATTTCTACATATTGGATAAAAATCTagacaataattttattttttttatatattttataacaattacaagaatattaatatatGATTGTGTTAGTAAGAGTGCAACATAACTACATGTATGTCGGCCTTTCTTTCTAAATCGAactgtgtaaaacaaataaatcctgtGCACATAGTTGCTTTTAAACTAAAATCATCCAAATGAACGTGTTGATTGAtaatctttacttttacatacgaataaaaaatcaaaaaatagaATCACAACTACAAACAATAAGAAACAAAACAACTTAATATtgataaaagagggaccaaagataccaaagggacagtcaaactcataaatcgaaaataaactgacaacgccatggctaaaaataaaaataaaagacaaacagacaaacaatagtacacatgacacaccatagaaaactaaagaataagtaacacgaacccctccaaaatgtagtgctctggaagggtaaggagatcctgctccacatgtggcatccttcgtgttgcttatgtgataacaaatccggtaaatttttcaatttggtaggtcacattcatgaaagggaagggaattgtagttacgacgttaaacggttattccataacggtcaactaactcgtgatggggtccgtaaaatttacgaagggatgatttcaacttcaccatttggaactcttggtgtaatagcttccttgtgagcagcaaccctgtatcaagaaaatcatgataggaaatacaagcacgggaatatcatatcaattgggagatatataccccgtatgcatgtgctgctggaatgttgctactaagaaatggaaagttcacaaataGAATGTTGACATACCCAGTTTTTTGTCAAAGAGTACATTTCGATATTGCTATTTAAACGATATCCAAGAGCACGGTTTAATTATATTCGACTATATAATTTCAATTTGTATGCACACATCTCTTTTTATACACAGAACCAATTCAAAGATACAGTTCAAGTTGTTATAAGCTGTACGAACAAAAACCGTTTCTGAAAACAGGTTACTCAGAATTTTGTGTCGTTCAAAAAAACTTTGAACTATGCAAATTTGTTCTTTGTGAAAGAAATCCATGCTCCAAACAGTTTGACTGCAATCAATGTAAAGGTACGTACATCAAACTTTCTTAAagattaattatataatatggAAACTTCATATGAATCAtccattttcatgattttgattggtagatatttttgtctatttcgtttttttaaacataatataaCTTACTATGATTGATCATTCATACTTTTACTGTGCCTATTTGaccagcggtaaactactgttgcatttattctGATTGAATGTTTCGTATTTGCTAGGTACATGTAAGTACGTGCGCCGTGTGAAATTAAGGATTGCGATATCGTGAGGAATTTGATTGATGACGTATAGTCGCCGTCATGTAAAATTGGACCcttgtttgttttcaaattgttctGAAATGGCCAATGCGTTTATTCTCGACGACTTTTACTCCTAGCGGTAAATGAAATGAACCAAAATACAACTAATCACTACTTTGTacctttaaaagagggacgaaagataccaaagggacagtcaaactcatgaatcgaaaataaactgacaacgccatggataaaaaagaaaaaagacaaacagacaaacaatagtacacatgacacaacatagaaaactaaagaataaacaacacgaaccccaccaaaaactaggggtggtagcaggtgctccacatgtggtacccgtcgtgttgcttatgtgataacaaatccggcaaatagtctaattcggtaggtcacattcatgaaagggaaagggattgtagttacgacgtaaggaacatatccgatatcaattGGATATAATATGTGATTGCACTGACTTTTTACATGATGGTGACTATTATTTGTTTGCTAAAATTTGCATGCACACATAACGAAACTATAATTAATTGGATACTTTAGTTGGCTTGAAAAAAAAGActaatattttgtacttttatttttataaagcgaaaacaaacatttaaatcaaaatataaaaagaaaatgagtcaatgaaacaatacaaaaaacatCTGTCAAAACAAACTATTTTGTATCCCATGAACTGACAATGAAGTGATAACGCATGTAGAGAAAGAGACATAATACAAGGCTATGCATGTAAAGTCGTCGTGTATTTCAAATGTTGCGGAAGGTACCAAGTACATATTAAAACAGAACTTCTAATTGTCTGCATATTAAGAGTTTCTTTTTTAGAGGAAGATAGGTAAGCTATGGCACAGGTAATATCAGCTGTTTATACAATATTATGATACCTAGTTAAGTCCGATATGTttatttcaggatattgttttcACTTTGGAAGATACACaaagaaaaatcaagaatttgTACATACTGATAACGTGAATAAATGTGAATGTCATGTGACCGGAAGATGGAATTGCACTGATGCGCATGCAAGCGTTGAAGCTATTTGTACATACTgataatgtaaataaatgtaaatgtcATGTGACCGGAAGATGGAAATGTACTGATGCGCATGCCAGCGTTGAAGTCATTTGTACATACTGAATATCAGTCAAACTTTATGATATATGGTTGGTTATGTCAATCTTATGGAAGATGACGTTATTATAGAGCATAGCTCTGTATTGAGAAAGCCTTTACTATTTTGATgtttcatcttttatattttttcatatttatttgcaATCTTTTTTTACTGATCTATTCTATTCTTTCAAACATTTTCAACATGTGTATTTCTTTCATGTTTAATCTAACGTTCACATATGTAACCCTTAAAACACAATATATAACTtaccataataaataaaattattttacctCCTTTAGCTTTTATagggatatgattggttaaaggactaaatgtggtgactatgtatatttgatatagagTGTTCTAAAACATATAGGGTTAGTCACcatacatggttagttaccaATTGGGATAAGTAAggaatttcaaaacaaaaaagtagGCACAACCCTGTACAAAAACAACACGGTGTTATGGAACAGCCTGAAAGTTAATGACGAAGAAATTGATTATGGAAGattgaaatatattcataaaacataGTTCAAGCTAACACATTGTTATTGTTGAAATTAAGGAATAACTtccctttcaaaaaaaaaatctgaaaagtaacagacgaagaaattgaatCATGTTATGAGctattgaaataaattcataaaacaaatttaaagctaaaTTGTTAGTGTGGGCATTTGTTTCCTGTATAGACACATGTCAGTAGGATCTTATtagacatgttcaccataagccgataccaaatttcatggatagcgttatatatatttttttcgggACGATATATTGCAAATATTGTAGAACTATGTACAGTTCATTCCCCTAGACG
This genomic interval carries:
- the LOC143056194 gene encoding histone-lysine N-methyltransferase PRDM7-like; translation: MIDNEDHVLATIPPGFSVRQSTIPNAGLGVFAETTIPSGTRLGPYNGALSKDFHGDDWTYIFLVAYENGETKHHIDAKNKESASWLRYINCARTIDEENLEVHQYKYEIYYVTNQCIKPGTELLVWYGDSYGKLLGLKRTLDDDDYAELSGRNIIVGTMNTIKAKKTEHDNVIIKYYRIENGDGNMSKRLDPKQITAEGQQSWSTQ